A part of Acropora palmata chromosome 6, jaAcrPala1.3, whole genome shotgun sequence genomic DNA contains:
- the LOC141884251 gene encoding high affinity cationic amino acid transporter 1-like isoform X1, whose translation MHLSTIKSPPDCGSTEFDAIRKEERKFVTEEFLYKMNRILKSFCRKKFIDATTIHTTELSRCLTKLDLTSLGVASTLGAGVYILIGTLARDVAGPGIVLSFLAAALASLLAGLCYAEFGARVPRVGSAYTFSYVAIGELCAFIIGWNLILEYIIGASSVARAWSSYLDSALLNDVIRNFTMFNMRRLDTSGVIATYPDFLAAFVTLLIVVSLCFGVKFTSLTNNVITALNVLVITFIIIFGGSFAQSKNWTDDFLPYGFSGVLAASASAFYAFVGFDIIAASVEESNSPSKDVPVATVLTIGICFLAYFGVSAVLTLMWPYDQLAERSALPEVFAMRGAPWAKYIIAVGALCGLSASLIGGLFPLPRMLYAMASDGLIFKFLAKVHPKTETPVIATIFSGSLAALLALIFDLAALVEMMSIGTLLAYTIVALCVLLLRYQPGTVGIVEDGENIFLSNEGASNDGETIRENNQEMHETNGPTQETARRAALGIYSTLAVFLFASIFLIWGTDALLKARSWAILVAVVLGVLLIASIVLLLRQPQNKTPLPFKVPCVPAIPLLSIFVNVFLILKLSFLTWIRFAVWMITGLSIYIFYGLRHSVEGKRQTEQEGYVPLEQMDSSRSDQSEPQDGQSLKK comes from the exons ATGCACCTGTCCACCATTAAATCACCGCCAGACTGTGGCAGCACCGAGTTTGATGCCATTAGAAAAGAAGAACGAAAATTTGTTACAGAGGAATTTTTATATAAAATGAATCGCATCCTAAAATCGTTTTGTCGAAAGAAATTTATCGACGCAACCACTATCCACACAACAGAGCTGTCGCGCTGTTTGACCAAGCTCGATTTAACATCGCTTGGTGTTGCTTCGACATTAGGGGCTGGTGTTTATATTCTCATTGGAACTCTAGCGCGAGATGTCGCCGGGCCTGGTATAGTTTTGTCCTTTTTAGCGGCCGCTCTCGCCAGCCTGCTCGCTGGTTTGTGTTATGCCGAGTTTGGAGCGAGGGTTCCGCGTGTTGGCTCTGCTTACACATTCAGCTATGTTGCCATCGGTGAGCTATGCGCTTTCATAATAGGTTGGAACTTGATTCTCGAGTATATAATAGGAGCTTCTTCGGTCGCTCGAGCATGGAGCTCGTACTTAGACTCTGCTTTGCTAAACGATGTCATACGAAATTTCACCATGTTTAATATGAGAAGACTCGACACTTCTGGAGTCATTGCAACTTATCCTGACTTTCTCGCGGCTTTTGTAACACTACTTATCGTGGTATCCTTGTGCTTTGGCGTTAAGTTCACTTCACTGACAAACAATGTGATCACAGCTCTCAACGTGTTGGTCATAACATTTATCATAATCTTTGGGGGAAGTTTTGCACAAAGCAAAAACTGGACGGATGATTTTTTACCCTATGGTTTCTCTGGCGTGCTGGCCGCCTCCGCTTCAGCGTTTTACGCCTTTGTTGGGTTTGATATCATTGCAGCATCGGTCGAAGAATCTAACAGTCCCTCGAAAGACGTACCTGTAGCCACAGTGCTTACCATAG GCATTTGTTTCCTTGCCTACTTTGGCGTCTCAGCAGTATTAACACTTATGTGGCCTTATGACCAGTTAGCTGAAAGAAGTGCCCTTCCTGAGGTGTTTGCCATGCGAGGAGCCCCGTGGGCCAAATACATCATTGCTGTGGGAGCCCTCTGTGGATTGAGTGCCTCCCTTATAGGAGGCTTATTTCCTTTACCCAGAATGCTCTACGCCATGGCGAGTGATGGCCTCATTTTCAA GTTTCTTGCAAAAGTCCACCCCAAGACAGAAACTCCAGTTATTGCTACCATTTTCTCTGGCTCACTAGCGGCGCTTCTTGCCCTGATATTTGACCTCGCAGCTCTGGTTGAAATGATGTCAATTGGTACCCTTCTTGCCTACACAATAGTAGCGTTGTGTGTGCTCTTGCTCCGCTATCAGCCAGGAACTGTGGGGATTGTTGAAGACGGAGAGAACATATTTTTGAGCAATGAAGGTGCTTCAAATGACGGAGAAACTATCAGAGAAAACAATCAAGAGATGCATGAAACGAACGGCCCCACCCAGGAAACTGCGCGGCGTGCAGCTCTTGGAATCTACAGCACTCTGGCCGTGTTTCTCTTCGCCAGTATCTTCTTAATCTGGGGAACCGATGCGCTTCTTAAGGCTCGTTCTTGGGCCATTCTTGTGGCTGTTGTGTTGGGTGTTCTTCTTATTGCCAGTATAGTGCTCCTTTTGCGTCAGCCCCAGAACAAGACGCCCCTGCCATTTAAGGTGCCTTGTGTACCAGCAATACCTTTGCTCTCGATATTCGTTAACGTCTTCCTGATCCTGAAGCTGTCGTTCTTGACTTGGATACGGTTTGCTGTTTGGATGATTACAG
- the LOC141884251 gene encoding cationic amino acid transporter 2-like isoform X2, producing MINGISHPKMAFLLKRFAQKKVIDPNSLTQTQLSRCLSVFDLTTLGIGSTLGAGIYVLAGEVARSVAGPSIVISFFVAGVASVLSGLCYAEFGARVPKAGSAYIYSYVTVGELCAFIIGWNLFLEYVIGCASLARAWSDYFDSTLNDTIRNFALSHFGEIELKGFASYPDFFAFTLVLLATLILTLGVKNSSRFNTFLTGINLFVILFITCVGLYYAKVENWTRDFAPYGISGVFSGAATCFYAFIGFDVIATTGEEAKNPSRTIPISIVLALGICFLAYFGVSAVLTLMWPYDQLAERSALPEVFAMRGAPWAKYIIAVGALCGLSASLIGGLFPLPRMLYAMASDGLIFKFLAKVHPKTETPVIATIFSGSLAALLALIFDLAALVEMMSIGTLLAYTIVALCVLLLRYQPGTVGIVEDGENIFLSNEGASNDGETIRENNQEMHETNGPTQETARRAALGIYSTLAVFLFASIFLIWGTDALLKARSWAILVAVVLGVLLIASIVLLLRQPQNKTPLPFKVPCVPAIPLLSIFVNVFLILKLSFLTWIRFAVWMITGLSIYIFYGLRHSVEGKRQTEQEGYVPLEQMDSSRSDQSEPQDGQSLKK from the exons ATGATCAACGGGATATCTCATCCCAAGATGgcttttttgttgaaaagatTTGCACAGAAAAAGGTGATCGATCCGAACTCTCTAACGCAAACGCAATTGTCTCGATGTTTATCGGTATTCGACTTAACCACACTGGGCATTGGGAGCACGCTCGGAGCTGGAATCTATGTGTTAGCAGGAGAGGTAGCTCGATCAGTTGCTGGTCCTAGTATTGTAATTTCGTTCTTTGTTGCTGGAGTGGCCTCTGTTCTTTCTGGACTCTGTTATGCTGAATTTGGTGCTCGTGTACCGAAAGCAGGCTCGGCCTACATCTACAGCTATGTCACTGTGGGAGAACTGTGCGCCTTTATTATTGGGTGGAATTTATTCTTAGAGTATGTCATCGGTTGTGCATCCTTAGCGCGAGCGTGGAGTGATTATTTTGATTCTACACTCAACGATACAATTCGAAATTTTGCGCTATCTCATTTTGGAGAAATCGAACTGAAGGGATTTGCATCTTATCCAGACTTTTTTGCATTTACTCTCGTCCTATTGGCGACGTTGATCCTAACCCTTGGAGTTAAAAACTCTTCCAGATTCAACACTTTCCTTACAGGGATCAATCTGTTTGTGATCCTGTTTATAACATGCGTTGGTTTATACTACGCAAAGGTCGAGAACTGGACGCGTGATTTCGCACCCTATGGGATTTCTGGTGTGTTTTCCGGAGCAGCAACGTGTTTTTACGCTTTTATTGGTTTTGAtgtgattgcaacaactggTGAAGAGGCAAAGAATCCAAGTCGAACTATTCCAATATCTATAGTCCTGGCCCTTG GCATTTGTTTCCTTGCCTACTTTGGCGTCTCAGCAGTATTAACACTTATGTGGCCTTATGACCAGTTAGCTGAAAGAAGTGCCCTTCCTGAGGTGTTTGCCATGCGAGGAGCCCCGTGGGCCAAATACATCATTGCTGTGGGAGCCCTCTGTGGATTGAGTGCCTCCCTTATAGGAGGCTTATTTCCTTTACCCAGAATGCTCTACGCCATGGCGAGTGATGGCCTCATTTTCAA GTTTCTTGCAAAAGTCCACCCCAAGACAGAAACTCCAGTTATTGCTACCATTTTCTCTGGCTCACTAGCGGCGCTTCTTGCCCTGATATTTGACCTCGCAGCTCTGGTTGAAATGATGTCAATTGGTACCCTTCTTGCCTACACAATAGTAGCGTTGTGTGTGCTCTTGCTCCGCTATCAGCCAGGAACTGTGGGGATTGTTGAAGACGGAGAGAACATATTTTTGAGCAATGAAGGTGCTTCAAATGACGGAGAAACTATCAGAGAAAACAATCAAGAGATGCATGAAACGAACGGCCCCACCCAGGAAACTGCGCGGCGTGCAGCTCTTGGAATCTACAGCACTCTGGCCGTGTTTCTCTTCGCCAGTATCTTCTTAATCTGGGGAACCGATGCGCTTCTTAAGGCTCGTTCTTGGGCCATTCTTGTGGCTGTTGTGTTGGGTGTTCTTCTTATTGCCAGTATAGTGCTCCTTTTGCGTCAGCCCCAGAACAAGACGCCCCTGCCATTTAAGGTGCCTTGTGTACCAGCAATACCTTTGCTCTCGATATTCGTTAACGTCTTCCTGATCCTGAAGCTGTCGTTCTTGACTTGGATACGGTTTGCTGTTTGGATGATTACAG